A genome region from Coffea arabica cultivar ET-39 chromosome 7e, Coffea Arabica ET-39 HiFi, whole genome shotgun sequence includes the following:
- the LOC140011181 gene encoding T-complex protein 1 subunit zeta 1-like: MSLRVLNPNAEVLNKSAALHMNINAAKGLQDVLKTNLGPKGTIKMLVGGAGDIKLTKDGNTLLKEMQIQNPTAIMIARTAVAQDDIAGDGTTSTVLFIGELMKQSERYIDDGTHPRILVDSFEIAKRATLQFLEKFKTPVVVGDEPDKEILKMVARTTLRTKLYEALADQLTDIVVNAVLCIRKPEEAIDLFMVEIMHMRHKFDVDTHLVEGLVLDHGSRHPDMKRRAENCYILTCNVSLEYEKSEVNAGFFYSNAEQREAMVAAERRSVDERVQKIIDLKNKVCADNEHNFVVINQKGIDPPSLDLLARAGIIALRRAKRRNMERLVLACGGEAVNSVDGLTPDCLGWAGLVYEHILGEEKYTFIEKVKNPHSCTILIKGPNDHTIAQIKDAVRDGLRAVKNTIEDEAVVLGAGAFEVAARQYLVNEVMKTAQGRAKLGVEAFADALLVVPKTLAENSGLDTQDVIIALTGEHDKGNIVGLNHHTGEPIDPQMEGIFDNYSVKRQIINSGPVIASQLLLVDEVIRAGRNMRKPN, from the exons ATGTCTCTTCGGGTACTGAATCCGAATGCCGAGGTGCTCAACAAATCTGCTGCCCTTCATATGAATATCAATGCCGCCAAGGGTTTGCAAGATGTCCTCAAGACCAACCTTGGCCCCAAAGGCACCATTAAAAT GCTTGTTGGTGGAGCTGGTGACATTAAGCTCACTAAGGATGGTAACACTTTATTGAAGGAGATG CAAATTCAAAATCCAACTGCAATAATGATTGCAAGGACGGCAGTTGCTCAAGATGATATAGCTGGTGATGGAACCACTTCCACTGTACTTTTTATTGGTGAACTTATGAAGCAATCTGAGCGTTATATTGATGATG GGACGCATCCACGTATTCTAGTTGATAGTTTCGAAATTGCTAAAAGGGCAACATTGCAATTTCTTGAGAAGTTTAAGACTCCTGTTGTGGTGGGCGATGAGCCCGATAAAGAGATACTAAAGATGGTAGCAAGAACAACTTTAAGAACAAAG TTGTATGAGGCCTTGGCAGACCAATTAACTGACATAGTTGTAAATGCG GTGCTCTGCATTCGCAAGCCTGAAGAAGCTATCGATCTTTTTATGGTTGAGATAATGCACATGCGCCACAAGTTTGATGTAGACACTCACTTG GTTGAGGGTCTTGTCCTCGATCATGGTTCCAGACACCCAGACATGAAGAGGAGAGCAGAGAATTGTTATATTTTGACTTGTAATGTGTCCTTGGAATATGAAAAGAG CGAAGTAAATGCAGGATTTTTCTACTCAAATGCAGAGCAGAGAGAAGCTATGGTTGCAGCAGAAAGACGATCTGTTGATGAAAGAGTGCAAAAAATTATTGACCTGAAAAACAAG GTTTGTGCAGATAATGAGCACAATTTTGTTGTCATCAACCAAAAGGGGATTGATCCCCCATCATTGGACTTACTGGCTCGCGCAGGG ATAATTGCACTTCGAAGGGCAAAAAGGAGAAATATGGAGCGATTGGTTTTGGCTTGTGGTGGGGAGGCTGTTAACTCTGTTGATGGCCTAACTCCTGACTGTCTTGGTTGGGCTGGTTTAGTCTATGAGCACATTCTTGGAGAAGAGAAATATACATTCATCGAGAAAGTTAAAAATCCTCACTCTTGTACGATCCTTATTAAAG GTCCAAATGATCATACTATTGCTCAAATTAAGGATGCTGTCCGTGATGGACTAAGAGCAGTAAAAAATACTATTGAGGATGAGGCTGTTGTACTG GGAGCAGGTGCCTTTGAAGTTGCAGCTAGGCAATACCTAGTGAATGAAGTGATGAAAACTGCTCAAGGG CGTGCAAAACTTGGTGTGGAAGCTTTCGCTGATGCCCTTCTTGTGGTTCCAAAGACACTGGCTGAAAATTCTGGCCTTGACACCCAGGATGTGATCATTGCTCTTACA GGTGAACATGACAAGGGAAACATAGTGGGCCTAAACCATCATACTGGAGAACCAATTGATCCTCAAATGGAGGGTATATTTGACAATTATTCTGTGAAGCGACAAATTATAAACTCTGG CCCTGTCATTGCATCGCAGTTGCTTCTTGTGGACGAAGTAATTCGTGCTGGGCGTAACATGCGGAAGCCAAATTAG
- the LOC113698294 gene encoding uncharacterized protein, producing the protein MGYVQEARENHVKKKVEEALRSKMKQKALKECDLYTAKYAECASGRTLSVVWQCRKQAKELNECLHQFTNDLVLEEMKKDYMLREERKDH; encoded by the exons ATGGGATATGTGCAAGAAGCCCGTGAAAATCACGTTAAGAAGAAGGTCGAAGAAG CTTTGCGCAGCAAAATGAAGCAGAAGGCACTTAAAGAATGTGATCTTTACACTGCAAAGTACGCTGAATGTGCTTCAGGAAGAACATTATCTGTTGTTTGGCAATGCCGTAAGCAAgcaaaagaattgaatgaatgCCTTCATCAGTT CACCAATGACTTAGTgttggaagaaatgaagaaagattacatgcttcgagaagaaagaaaggatcaCTGA